In a genomic window of Bernardetia sp.:
- a CDS encoding mechanosensitive ion channel family protein has translation MTFFTHYKTHFFVRLSLFVLFSILSIFTFAQNDSTENTASNKDELPDKKFVVDTLLDTDDERSFIGEHNDYYFNLKQLNKGLSTSEEFINLQTPQAAMEHFILACQEKKYELAAHALNFNLLPQKIRSEKAATLAEKLYYVIDKRVSINWDDLPDRPDGQINQAGAGNKSISGKAQKSIRFGSLPLNGRSIPLRLDRVKIKDKAPVWVISANTVENIELLYEQYAPSKLDRLVPEWGEFEILGIQAWKMLGMIIFGLACYLLGRLIAFAINKLVKLYDKHWVDEIGDKIAPPVSLAVGVLVFYFIMNNFLSISGSLSPIFYAIMLVVVIGSFTWLILRVVEYIIDRISETQVGDISDEENLESRRYLTHISVARRVFTFVVIAIGIGLVLSQFESLQNLGISLMASAGVATVVLGLAAQSTLGNIIAGMQIAITKPARIGDTIYFENQYGTVEDIRFTYLIIKTWDERRVIVPLKHFITEPFENWSMNDPHLMKPIMIYADFHIDVEKVRQKFSELLKASDNYDEAKPPKLQVIGSSKEGIEMRALCSAKDPSTAWILHCDIREKILKYVAELENGIYLSKERVLLQKYENNSSSNSKSKEVNPKSDEDGVLTKDRKEFED, from the coding sequence ATGACATTTTTTACTCACTACAAAACACATTTTTTTGTACGATTATCTCTGTTTGTTTTATTTTCTATTCTCTCAATTTTCACTTTTGCTCAAAACGATAGTACCGAAAATACGGCTTCTAATAAAGATGAGCTTCCTGATAAAAAATTTGTAGTCGATACACTTTTAGATACAGATGATGAACGCTCTTTTATAGGGGAACACAATGATTATTATTTCAACCTAAAACAACTAAATAAAGGACTGTCAACTTCAGAAGAGTTTATTAATCTTCAAACTCCACAGGCAGCCATGGAGCATTTTATCTTGGCTTGTCAAGAAAAGAAATATGAATTGGCTGCTCATGCACTCAATTTTAACTTATTACCACAAAAAATACGTTCAGAAAAGGCAGCTACTCTTGCAGAAAAGTTGTACTATGTCATAGACAAACGAGTTAGCATTAACTGGGACGACCTTCCTGACCGACCTGACGGACAAATCAATCAAGCAGGAGCTGGGAATAAATCTATTTCTGGAAAAGCTCAAAAAAGTATTCGTTTTGGTTCACTTCCGTTAAATGGGCGTTCTATACCTTTGCGTTTGGATAGAGTAAAAATAAAGGACAAAGCTCCTGTATGGGTCATTTCTGCAAATACTGTCGAAAATATTGAGCTTTTGTACGAACAGTATGCACCTTCTAAGTTAGACCGTCTCGTTCCAGAATGGGGAGAGTTTGAAATCTTAGGCATTCAAGCCTGGAAAATGTTGGGCATGATTATTTTTGGCTTGGCTTGTTATTTATTAGGAAGACTCATTGCATTTGCTATAAATAAATTAGTAAAACTTTATGATAAACATTGGGTAGATGAGATTGGTGACAAAATAGCTCCTCCTGTTTCTTTAGCAGTAGGTGTGCTTGTTTTTTATTTCATAATGAACAATTTTCTTTCTATTTCTGGCTCACTGTCGCCTATTTTTTATGCGATAATGCTTGTAGTCGTCATTGGTTCTTTTACGTGGCTCATACTTCGTGTAGTAGAATATATTATTGATAGAATTTCAGAAACACAAGTAGGAGATATTTCAGACGAAGAAAATTTAGAATCTAGGCGTTATCTTACTCACATTTCAGTAGCTCGTAGAGTTTTTACGTTTGTGGTTATTGCGATAGGCATCGGCTTAGTTCTTTCACAATTTGAATCTTTACAAAACCTTGGTATTTCGCTGATGGCATCGGCAGGAGTAGCGACAGTTGTTTTAGGACTTGCAGCACAAAGTACACTCGGAAATATTATTGCAGGAATGCAGATTGCTATTACAAAACCAGCTAGAATTGGAGATACTATTTATTTTGAAAATCAGTATGGAACAGTAGAAGATATTCGTTTTACGTATCTGATTATCAAAACGTGGGATGAGAGAAGAGTCATTGTTCCCCTAAAACATTTTATCACAGAGCCTTTCGAAAACTGGTCTATGAACGACCCACATCTTATGAAACCAATAATGATTTACGCAGACTTTCATATTGATGTAGAAAAAGTACGACAAAAATTTTCAGAACTCTTGAAAGCATCAGATAATTATGATGAAGCAAAACCACCAAAATTACAAGTTATTGGAAGCTCAAAAGAAGGAATTGAGATGAGAGCTTTATGTAGTGCAAAAGACCCTTCAACAGCGTGGATTCTGCATTGTGATATTCGTGAGAAAATATTAAAATATGTTGCTGAATTAGAAAATGGTATCTATCTTTCAAAAGAAAGAGTCTTGCTTCAAAAATATGAAAATAACAGTTCTAGTAACAGTAAAAGCAAAGAAGTAAATCCAAAAAGTGATGAAGATGGAGTATTGACTAAAGACAGAAAAGAGTTTGAAGACTAA
- the ftcD gene encoding glutamate formimidoyltransferase, which yields MKQLIECVPNFSEGRNMNIIKQITNEIESVEGVSLLDVDPGKATNRTVVTFVGEPEPVLEAAFLAMKKAKELIDMSKHTGEHPRFGATDVCPLIPIANISMEEVAKLAHKLAKRVGTELDYPVYLYENAATKKERKNLAFVRMGEYEGLKERIKTEKPDYGKSEFRPKTGATAISARDFLIAVNFNLNTTSARRANSVAFDVREAGRVLREGNPITGKIKTDENGEPLRQQGTCKGTKGIGWYIEEYGIAQVSMNITDVRATPLHTAFEETRKSADSRGMRVTGTEIVGLVPLEMMTSAGRYFLEQQQRSTGVSEAELIKIAIKSMGLDDLKPFYPQEKIIEYKIADTSNTPLLQKNLTEFAEETASESPAPGGGSISAYVGSLGAALGTMVANLSSHKRGWDKRWKEFSELAEEGQNYKNQLLALVDEDTNAFNAIMDAFGMPKENEAEIEARTQAIADATKNAIEVPLKVMEICASTFEWLEKLAKTGNPNSASDTGVGALCLRAALRGAYLNVKINIASYNDEVFVENVLTKAKEYYTIAKEGEKKVLKIVEKAIEEM from the coding sequence ATGAAACAACTCATAGAATGCGTTCCTAATTTTTCAGAAGGTCGCAATATGAATATTATCAAACAGATTACAAACGAAATTGAAAGTGTAGAAGGTGTTTCTCTTCTTGATGTCGATCCTGGGAAAGCTACCAACAGAACCGTAGTTACCTTTGTAGGTGAGCCAGAGCCTGTTTTGGAAGCTGCTTTTTTAGCCATGAAAAAAGCTAAAGAACTTATAGATATGAGCAAACATACAGGAGAACATCCTCGTTTTGGAGCAACTGATGTTTGTCCACTCATTCCTATTGCCAATATTTCTATGGAAGAAGTTGCAAAACTTGCTCATAAACTAGCTAAAAGAGTAGGCACAGAATTGGATTATCCTGTTTACTTATATGAAAACGCTGCCACAAAGAAAGAACGTAAAAATTTGGCTTTTGTCAGAATGGGAGAATATGAAGGCTTAAAAGAACGTATCAAAACAGAAAAACCAGATTATGGAAAATCTGAATTCAGACCCAAAACAGGAGCAACAGCTATTAGTGCAAGAGATTTTTTGATTGCAGTCAATTTTAACCTAAACACAACTTCTGCAAGGCGTGCCAACTCTGTTGCTTTTGATGTTCGTGAAGCAGGAAGAGTATTGAGAGAAGGAAATCCGATTACTGGAAAAATAAAAACAGATGAAAATGGTGAACCTTTAAGACAACAAGGAACGTGTAAAGGCACAAAAGGAATTGGCTGGTATATCGAAGAATATGGCATTGCACAGGTTTCTATGAATATTACTGATGTGAGAGCAACCCCTCTACATACAGCCTTTGAAGAAACAAGAAAAAGTGCAGATTCTCGTGGAATGCGAGTAACAGGAACTGAAATAGTAGGTTTAGTGCCTTTAGAAATGATGACTTCGGCAGGGAGATATTTTTTAGAACAGCAACAACGCTCTACTGGCGTTTCAGAGGCAGAACTTATCAAAATCGCCATCAAATCTATGGGTTTGGATGATTTAAAACCCTTCTATCCACAAGAAAAAATCATTGAGTATAAAATTGCAGATACGTCTAACACGCCATTACTTCAAAAAAACTTAACTGAATTTGCAGAAGAAACAGCCTCTGAATCGCCAGCACCAGGAGGAGGCTCTATTTCTGCTTATGTAGGAAGTTTGGGAGCTGCTTTGGGAACGATGGTAGCTAACCTTTCTTCACACAAACGAGGTTGGGACAAACGTTGGAAAGAATTTTCAGAGTTAGCAGAAGAAGGGCAAAACTACAAAAATCAGCTTTTGGCTCTAGTAGATGAAGATACAAATGCTTTCAATGCCATTATGGATGCTTTTGGTATGCCAAAGGAAAACGAAGCAGAAATTGAAGCAAGAACACAAGCTATTGCTGATGCTACTAAAAATGCCATTGAAGTTCCTCTAAAAGTGATGGAAATTTGCGCTTCTACGTTTGAGTGGTTAGAAAAATTAGCTAAGACAGGAAATCCAAACTCTGCCTCAGATACAGGTGTAGGTGCGCTTTGTCTGCGTGCTGCACTTCGTGGTGCATATCTAAATGTAAAAATCAATATTGCTTCTTATAATGATGAAGTATTTGTTGAAAATGTCCTAACAAAGGCTAAAGAATATTATACAATAGCCAAAGAGGGAGAAAAGAAAGTTCTAAAAATTGTGGAGAAAGCAATAGAAGAGATGTAG
- a CDS encoding T6SS immunity protein Tdi1 domain-containing protein, giving the protein MNLEWSDFSIDFTHFDSLQLLESWKWLVGEQKKVILITSIGDLFYTDEKDRVYWLMTGQGESKKIADSLQEFEAELNSEKIFEEWFLPNLLKEIHQNQPKLTKGFLYGYKKIPTLGGEYEAQNYEITDIEVHFTICGQLQEKVQKLSNGVIINSIELKSK; this is encoded by the coding sequence ATGAACTTAGAATGGTCAGATTTTTCGATTGACTTTACACACTTTGATTCTCTACAACTACTAGAGAGTTGGAAATGGCTTGTAGGAGAACAGAAAAAAGTAATTTTAATTACAAGTATCGGAGACTTGTTTTACACAGATGAAAAAGACAGAGTTTATTGGCTTATGACAGGACAAGGAGAATCTAAAAAAATAGCAGATTCATTACAAGAATTTGAAGCAGAGCTAAATAGTGAAAAAATATTTGAAGAATGGTTTTTACCTAACCTATTAAAAGAAATTCATCAAAACCAGCCCAAACTTACAAAAGGATTTCTTTATGGATACAAAAAAATACCAACATTAGGAGGAGAATATGAAGCTCAAAACTATGAAATAACAGATATAGAAGTTCATTTTACTATTTGCGGGCAACTTCAAGAAAAAGTCCAAAAGTTATCCAACGGAGTTATCATAAACTCTATTGAGTTGAAATCAAAATAA
- the gatB gene encoding Asp-tRNA(Asn)/Glu-tRNA(Gln) amidotransferase subunit GatB — MSLQEVQEKLDKYFEKYEVVIGLEVHAQLLTQTKAYSSDPNEYGSLPNTNVSVITLAHPGTLPKCNKKVLEYAIKMGVACDSQITEYNIFDRKNYFYPDLPKGYQITQDKTPICRGGFVTITLPSGEEKKLELTRIHMEEDAGKSMHLAAEVDTLVDLNRAGVPLIEIVSEPCLRASEEAYYYLQEIRRLLRYLEICDGNMEEGSMRCDANISVRLKGEETYRTRVEVKNMNSFRNVQRAIDFETVRQIEIYENGGKIDGETRMFDANTGITYSLRTKETLNDYRYFPEPDLQPLVVTEEYLETVKKSLPALPRELKERFMKTYQLSEYDTNILIDDKETALYFDELCQKTDNYKAASNWITNIVKSYLNENKLSFTDFSSKMSTDKMVELIALVDANKVSFALAAQKLFPALIEDTSKSPEEKAKELDMIQSSDEDSILPIVKEVLNQFPDKVEEYNGGKTGLLGMFMGQVMKKSKGKADPKVASALVAQELEKMK; from the coding sequence ATGAGTTTACAAGAAGTACAAGAAAAATTAGATAAATATTTTGAAAAATATGAGGTAGTAATTGGACTTGAAGTTCACGCCCAACTTCTAACCCAAACAAAAGCCTATTCTTCTGACCCTAACGAATATGGCAGTCTGCCAAATACGAATGTAAGTGTAATTACGCTTGCTCACCCTGGAACGCTTCCAAAATGCAATAAAAAAGTATTGGAGTATGCAATCAAAATGGGAGTAGCTTGTGATAGTCAAATTACAGAGTACAATATTTTTGATAGAAAAAATTATTTTTATCCTGATTTGCCAAAAGGCTATCAGATTACACAAGACAAAACGCCTATTTGTAGAGGAGGTTTCGTTACGATTACATTGCCAAGTGGAGAAGAGAAAAAACTAGAACTCACACGTATTCACATGGAAGAAGATGCAGGAAAATCGATGCACCTTGCTGCCGAAGTAGATACGTTAGTAGATTTGAACCGTGCTGGTGTTCCTCTAATAGAAATTGTTTCAGAGCCGTGCTTGCGTGCTAGTGAAGAAGCATATTATTACTTGCAAGAAATTCGTCGTTTGTTACGCTACTTAGAAATTTGTGATGGTAACATGGAAGAGGGTTCTATGCGTTGTGATGCCAATATTTCTGTGCGCTTGAAAGGAGAAGAAACGTATCGCACTCGTGTGGAAGTCAAAAACATGAACTCATTTAGAAATGTTCAGAGAGCGATTGATTTTGAAACTGTAAGACAAATAGAAATTTATGAAAATGGAGGCAAAATAGACGGAGAAACTCGTATGTTTGATGCCAATACAGGAATTACGTACAGCCTTCGTACAAAAGAAACACTAAATGACTATCGCTATTTTCCAGAACCAGATTTACAGCCTTTGGTGGTTACAGAAGAATATTTAGAAACGGTTAAAAAATCGCTCCCTGCACTTCCACGTGAATTAAAAGAGCGTTTTATGAAAACGTATCAGCTTTCTGAATATGATACAAACATTCTGATTGATGATAAAGAGACGGCTCTCTATTTCGATGAGCTTTGCCAAAAAACAGATAATTATAAGGCTGCTTCTAATTGGATTACCAATATTGTCAAATCCTATTTGAATGAAAACAAACTTTCTTTTACTGATTTTTCTTCAAAGATGAGTACAGATAAAATGGTAGAACTGATTGCTCTTGTAGATGCAAATAAAGTGAGTTTTGCGTTGGCTGCTCAAAAACTTTTCCCTGCGCTTATTGAAGATACAAGCAAGTCGCCAGAAGAAAAGGCAAAAGAATTAGATATGATTCAGAGTAGTGATGAAGATTCTATTTTACCTATCGTAAAGGAAGTTTTGAATCAGTTTCCAGATAAAGTAGAAGAATACAATGGTGGAAAAACAGGACTTTTGGGGATGTTTATGGGACAGGTCATGAAAAAATCTAAAGGAAAAGCAGACCCTAAAGTAGCTAGTGCGCTAGTAGCACAAGAATTGGAAAAAATGAAGTAA
- the trxA gene encoding thioredoxin gives MAAIEATQATFKELINTDQPVLVDFWAEWCGPCQMMTPIVNELSKDFAGKAKIAKVDVDSNSELTVEFGVRNIPTILIFKNGEVVEKIVGTTTKKELEDRIGKLV, from the coding sequence ATGGCAGCTATTGAAGCAACTCAAGCAACTTTTAAAGAGCTTATTAATACGGATCAACCTGTATTAGTTGATTTTTGGGCAGAGTGGTGTGGTCCTTGTCAGATGATGACACCTATCGTAAATGAGCTTTCAAAAGACTTTGCAGGCAAAGCAAAAATTGCAAAGGTAGATGTAGATTCTAATTCAGAACTTACTGTAGAGTTTGGTGTACGCAATATTCCTACTATTCTTATCTTCAAAAATGGAGAAGTAGTAGAGAAAATCGTGGGAACAACTACTAAAAAAGAACTTGAGGACCGTATTGGTAAACTTGTATAG
- a CDS encoding dehydrogenase E1 component subunit alpha/beta, translated as MIFDRTDISDEQLIHLYKTLLKPRLIEDRMLIALRQGKITKWFSGYGQEAISVGVAEAIQTDEYLLPLHRNLGLFTSRKIGLKKLFAQFQGKKEGFTKGRDRSFHFGTNEHHIVGMISHLGPQLAVANGIALADILESKKRITVTFTGDGGTSQGDFHEALNVAAVWDLPTIFVIENNGYGLSTPSHEQFRCKQFIDKGIGYGMKAVQVDGNNILEVYSTVKKLAEEMRENPKPVLLEMITFRMRGHEEASGTKYVPKELFEVWEKKDPVTNYEKFLIENNILTEEQTQEIRKEYFEDIKDALDAALELPQIEPNTEEEVTDMYASHQQELIAPISSNQTQKRLVDAVSDALRQSMERYPKMTIMGQDVADYGGVFKITEGFVEQFGKERIRNTPLCESAIVGASLGLSIRGWKAVMEMQFADFVTCGFNQIINNLAKSHYRWGQNADVVVRMPTGAGVAAGPFHSQSNEAWFAHTPGLKVVYPSSPYDAKGLLNASIEDPNPVIFFEHKALYRSISEEIYDDYYTLPIGKAATVAEGEDVSIITYGMGVHWAKKAAEELGENHSLEITDLRTLLPWDKEAVSETVKKTGKVIILHEDCLTGGIGGEISAWIAEHLFTNLDAPIMREGSLDTAVPFSADLEKNFLPYNRFLEKLRTLLQY; from the coding sequence ATGATTTTTGACAGAACAGATATTTCAGATGAACAACTTATCCATTTGTATAAAACTCTTTTGAAACCTCGTTTGATTGAAGACAGAATGCTCATTGCGCTCCGACAAGGTAAAATCACAAAGTGGTTTTCTGGATATGGACAAGAAGCTATCTCAGTAGGCGTTGCAGAAGCCATACAAACAGACGAATATTTGTTACCACTCCATAGAAACTTAGGACTTTTTACATCTCGTAAAATAGGTCTTAAAAAGCTTTTTGCACAGTTTCAAGGAAAAAAAGAAGGTTTTACGAAGGGTAGAGATAGGTCATTCCACTTCGGAACAAATGAACATCATATTGTTGGAATGATTTCCCACCTTGGCCCTCAACTGGCTGTTGCCAATGGTATTGCACTTGCTGATATTTTAGAAAGCAAAAAGCGAATCACAGTTACTTTCACTGGTGATGGTGGTACTTCACAAGGAGATTTTCACGAAGCATTAAATGTTGCCGCCGTATGGGATTTGCCTACTATTTTTGTGATAGAAAATAATGGATACGGACTTTCTACACCAAGCCACGAGCAGTTTCGTTGTAAGCAATTTATAGATAAAGGGATTGGTTATGGGATGAAAGCCGTACAAGTAGATGGAAATAATATTTTGGAAGTGTATTCGACAGTAAAAAAATTGGCAGAGGAAATGAGAGAAAATCCGAAGCCTGTTCTACTAGAAATGATTACTTTCCGTATGCGTGGACACGAAGAAGCATCTGGAACAAAATATGTTCCGAAAGAACTCTTTGAAGTGTGGGAGAAAAAAGACCCTGTAACAAATTATGAAAAGTTCTTGATAGAAAATAATATTCTGACAGAAGAACAAACACAAGAAATTAGAAAAGAATATTTTGAGGATATAAAAGATGCCTTAGATGCAGCTTTAGAACTTCCTCAAATTGAGCCGAACACAGAAGAAGAAGTTACAGACATGTATGCTTCTCATCAGCAAGAACTCATTGCACCTATTAGCAGTAATCAAACGCAAAAACGTTTAGTCGATGCTGTTTCAGATGCTCTGCGTCAGAGTATGGAGCGTTATCCAAAAATGACTATAATGGGGCAAGATGTAGCAGATTATGGAGGAGTTTTCAAAATTACAGAGGGTTTTGTAGAACAGTTTGGAAAAGAGCGTATCAGAAACACACCACTTTGCGAATCTGCCATTGTGGGGGCAAGTCTTGGACTTTCTATTCGTGGTTGGAAAGCTGTGATGGAAATGCAGTTTGCTGACTTTGTAACCTGTGGTTTTAATCAAATCATTAACAACCTAGCCAAATCGCATTACCGTTGGGGACAAAACGCAGATGTGGTGGTGCGTATGCCAACTGGTGCAGGCGTAGCAGCAGGTCCTTTCCACTCACAATCTAATGAGGCTTGGTTTGCACACACACCAGGATTAAAGGTAGTTTATCCTTCTTCACCTTACGACGCAAAAGGCTTGTTGAATGCTTCCATTGAAGACCCTAACCCAGTTATTTTCTTCGAACACAAGGCTTTGTACCGTTCTATTTCAGAAGAAATTTATGATGATTATTACACGCTTCCTATTGGGAAAGCTGCTACTGTTGCAGAAGGAGAAGATGTCAGTATTATCACCTATGGAATGGGCGTACATTGGGCAAAGAAAGCAGCAGAAGAATTAGGCGAAAATCATTCTTTAGAAATCACTGATTTAAGAACACTTTTGCCTTGGGACAAGGAAGCTGTAAGCGAAACAGTTAAGAAAACAGGAAAAGTAATCATTCTGCACGAAGACTGCCTCACAGGTGGAATAGGTGGAGAGATTTCAGCGTGGATTGCAGAACATCTTTTTACTAACCTTGATGCACCAATTATGCGTGAAGGAAGTCTTGATACGGCTGTTCCGTTTAGTGCAGACCTAGAGAAAAACTTCTTACCTTATAACCGTTTCTTAGAAAAACTTAGAACGCTGTTGCAGTATTAG